The Elusimicrobiota bacterium genome segment CGCAAGTGCCATACCCGCGATGTATGCCGGTAGGACAGCTTCACTGCCAGACCAGATAGCTAACGCGCCCATTGCAAATAATACGAAAGATACCCATTTTACGCGAATTGCTGCGGTACGGTTGCCGTAAACATTAGTGAAAAATGTTGTGAGTATCGGGAATAAGGGTATCATTATCGCTGTAACCGCAACAAAAATTACTGTTTTATAGGTGAACGGCGAAAAAATTAAGCCCAGCGCGATCACTGTCCCGAGGTCATTAATAAAACACGCGCCAAGGATACCTTTCCCGAACTCTGTAGTATTAAACCCTGTTTCTATCATCACAGCGTAAACTACTGCCATTGAGGTTGTTGATAGCGCAACCCCTGTAAGCAAGCTTGCCTGCAGGTTCCATTGAAGAATATAAAACGCGATAGCGGAACATCCAAGAAACGGCGCAAAAAAGCCTATAGCTCCTACGACCAATACTTCTTTCCATTTAATTTTTAGTATCTTAGGATCAAGTTCAGCTCCTGCGAGGAATGTTAAATAAATAGCACCGGCAGATGCAAGAAATTTCAGCCATTCCAGGTTGCTGCCTAGAGAGTTTATCCCAAAAAACTTATTTGCGACAGTACCTGCAATAACACCAACACAGATTTCAATTAAGGCAATAGAAATTTTTAGGTGGTACGCAATAATCGCGGATACTACGGCTAATAGCAACCATAACGCGCTTATAAAATATATTTGTTCCACTATAATCCCCCTGCTTTTTTTTCGGTTCTCGTGATTTTGATAGCATCTGCCTGGCAGTTGCGTTCGCAGCCGCCAAGTTTATCGCATTTTGTTTCGTCAGTAACCGCGCATTTACCTGTTTTTTTGTCTAGATAAAGAATTTTCTTAGGGCATAGGTCTACGCACACGCCGCAACCTGTACATAATTCTGTATTGATATTAACTATTTTACAAGAACTCATTTATTTGTTCCTTAGTTTAAACTTCTTGTTTTTATACTTATTACAAAATAGTAATATTGTGTGTCAACAATAAGTTAAGATCGAATTATCCTAAGTTGTTCCACAGGATATTGAACAACTAATCTAAAAAGATATAATGAACACTAATGAAGAGAAAAACGTTAGTACTTTTAATAATAATTCTAGCTATATTATGGACGGTAATCCTTCCGTTACATTCGCATACAGATGGAATAAGCCATCAGGATATCTGTATTTTTTGCGCTGTTGCACATCAAGGATATATTGTAAGCTCTACTTTCGTTTTTATTATTGTTTTAACATACCTTTATTTGTTTTTGTTCAGATCAGGCGCAAGGAACACAGTTATACCCGCAGTTTTACATCTCAGAAGTCCTCCCAAATAAGTTAACTTAAAAGTTTTTCTCAAAATTGGTTACACCAGTTCAATAATGAAGTGCAACACTTGAAGAAGCAGATCTATTTATATTCAACGGCCTTACTCAAGGGTTGGCAGTAAAACTTGGGAAGTACCGCGCTGGATTAGTTGTATATATGGGCTTGAACTATCGCTGAGATTAGACTGGTTGTGTTCTTGGTTTTACTTTTTGTTACATGGTTTGGTGATAAAATCATAAAAATCAGAAAATACAGAATTGAGTTAGCGTAATGATATAATGTTCATTATGAATAACAAACTTACAGTTTTATTTGTATCCACTCTAATACTACTTATGTTTGAAACTTATGTTTTGGGAGCAGGGTTATCGGAGCTTATTAATGACAATGTTCCACACGTTGTTATCACTGCTACTCGTACATCTGAGCCAGCGGCTGATACGTCTAAACCTGTGTATACGGTAACAAGTAAAGAAATTTCCGAGGGTAATACCAGGACAATAACGGAAATTGTTAAAACCCTTCCCGGCGTGTTTATGCAGAAAACCACGCATGGACATGGTTCACCGGTTATCCGCGGGTTCATCGGCCGTGAAAACCTTATCCTAATCGATGGAGTGCGGTTGAACAACTCAACGTTCCGCAGCGGACCCGTGCAGTATATGAACACGGTCGACAGTTCGTTAATTGACAGGCTTGAACTTACCCGCGGGCCAAGCTCAGTATTGTACGGCAGCGATGCGCTAGGCGGGGTTATCAATATAATCACAAAATCTCCAGCGTCAATCCCTGGGCTTAGAACAACAACTTCTGTGCGGTACAACAGCGCAGATAACGGGATTTCTACCAGAGCGGAACTCAATGGCGGGTTTGATAAACT includes the following:
- a CDS encoding cation:proton antiporter, with protein sequence MEQIYFISALWLLLAVVSAIIAYHLKISIALIEICVGVIAGTVANKFFGINSLGSNLEWLKFLASAGAIYLTFLAGAELDPKILKIKWKEVLVVGAIGFFAPFLGCSAIAFYILQWNLQASLLTGVALSTTSMAVVYAVMIETGFNTTEFGKGILGACFINDLGTVIALGLIFSPFTYKTVIFVAVTAIMIPLFPILTTFFTNVYGNRTAAIRVKWVSFVLFAMGALAIWSGSEAVLPAYIAGMALA
- a CDS encoding 4Fe-4S binding protein — translated: MSSCKIVNINTELCTGCGVCVDLCPKKILYLDKKTGKCAVTDETKCDKLGGCERNCQADAIKITRTEKKAGGL